The following proteins are encoded in a genomic region of Dioscorea cayenensis subsp. rotundata cultivar TDr96_F1 chromosome 8, TDr96_F1_v2_PseudoChromosome.rev07_lg8_w22 25.fasta, whole genome shotgun sequence:
- the LOC120267259 gene encoding uncharacterized protein LOC120267259, which yields MDEILEEQHATLLVAYTVALHLNNLLVVTASMLEFYRLRLKNRKQKRMISYTYERHLIRQVNFRRMVFDSDLTCMENIRMNIAAFYKLCDMSESIGRLAPMKNMNIKEMVALFLYIISHHAKNRIVKREFVRSGETISRQFGLILLSILRLHEDLFKKPDLNYLGALDGTYIKVNVPEVGKPRYMTRKGEIATNVLGFAADSRVLTNAISRPNGLKVPQGFYYLCDAGYTNEERFLVPYRGQRYHLNEWRQNNLSRSQEELFNYKHSSARNVIEICFGLLKMRWGILRDRSWYPVKTHWRIISACALLHNHIRREMALDPLEAELDESYMDSHPMSDAQSI from the exons ATGGATGAAATTTTAGAAGAACAACATGCAACACTCTTGGTTGCTTATACTGTTGCTCTCCATCTCAATAACCTACTGGTTGTCACTGCTTCAATGTTGGAATTCTACCGCttaagattgaaaaatagaaagcaaAAGAGAATGATAAGTTATACTTATGAAAGACATCTCATTAGGCAAGTAAATTTTAGAAGAATGGTGTTTGATTCAGATTTGACATGTATGGAGAACATTAGGATGAATATAGCAGCCTTTTACAAATTATGTGATATGTCTGAAAGTATTGGTAGGCTTGCcccaatgaaaaatatgaacattAAAGAAATGGTTGCCTTGTTTCTCTACATCATTTCTCATCATGCTAAGAATAGAATTGTGAAAAGAGAATTTGTAAGGAGTGGAGAGACAATAAGTAGACAGTTTGGTCTTATCTTACTCTCTATATTGAGGTTACATGAAGATCTATTTAAGAAGCCAGATCTT AATTATTTAGGTGCCTTAGATGGGACATACATTAAAGTCAATGTCCCGGAAGTGGGAAAACCTAGATACATGACAAGAAAAGGAGAAATTGCCACTAATGTTCTTG GCTTTGCAGCAGATTCTAGGGTATTGACAAATGCAATTTCTAGGCCAAATGGATTAAAAGTTCCTCAAG GTTTTTACTATCTCTGTGATGCTGGTTATACGAATGAAGAGAGATTCTTAGTTCCATATAGAGGCCAACGTTACCATTTAAATGAGTGGAGACAAAACAATCTCTCTCGAtcacaagaagaattatttAACTACAAACACTCAAGTGCGCGCAATGTCATTGAAATATGTTTTGGACTTTTGAAAATGAGATGGGGAATACTTAGGGACAGGTCTTGGTATCCCGTTAAAACACATTGGCGAATTATAAGTGCATGTGCACTACTACACAATCATATTAGGAGGGAGATGGCTCTTGATCCACTGGAGGCAGAATTGGATGAGTCATATATGGATTCTCACCCTATGTCTGATGCACAAAGTATCTAG